The DNA window CCTTGTGAGGGACGCTGAAGGGAAGAAGATGAGTAAATCAAAAGGAAATGTGATTGACCCCTTATCAGTGATAGACAGATACGGAACGGATGCCTTCAGGTTTTCTCTTACAATGCTTGCAGCACAGGGTCGAGATATACTTCTTTCTGAGGAGAGAATCGAAGGCGTGAGAAATTTTGTGAATAAAATCTGGAATGCCTCAAAACTCGCTTTAACATTTTTAAAAGACCCTGCGTTTACCCATACAACAAAAAGATCATCATTCCTGCCAGACAGATGGATACGTTCAAGGGTAGAGAAGGTTATAAAAGAGGTGAAAGAAGATATTGATACGTATAAATTCAATGAAGCTGCGAATGTTCTCTATAACTTCGTGTGGCATGAATTCTGCGACTGGTATCTTGAACTTATAAAACCCAACCTCTATGGGAAGGTTAAAAAATATGATGATGGTATAACCAGATCAGTACTTTATGAAACCCTGCTGGATATATTAAAGCTCTTGCATCCACTGATGCCTTTTGTTACAGAAGAGATATATCAACGACTACCCCATCCCGAGAATGAAAGCATAATGGTTTCGTCCTTTCCGGTGTTTGATGATGCTCAAGTAGATGAAGAAAGCGAAGGTCATATGGATATGATTATGGGGGTTGTGGATGTGATAAGGAACATAAGGGGGGAAACAGGGATTGCTCCAAATGTTAAGATTGAGGTGATAATCCGTGCAAATGGTTACCAACCTCTGCTTCAGGAGTATGAGTTTTACATTAGAGAATTAGCAAGGATTGAACGTCTTGCCTTCACAGGTAATAATGCGCCTAAGAAGGCTGCAATTGGTGTGTATAAGGGGATTGAGGTATTCGTCCCGATAAAAGACCTTATAGATACCTCTGCTGAACTTGGAAGAATTAAGAAAGAATTAGTGAAGATAGAAGAGGAAATAGAAAGATTATTTAATAAGCTTAACAATAGATTGTTTATAGAAAAGGCTCCACCTGAGGTAGTTAAGAAGAATGAATCAAATTACAGTGAGTTACAGGAGAAAAAGGGGAAACTAATTGCGAGCAAAAAGGTTTTGGAGAAATTGTCAGGAAATTAAATGGCTCTAAATTTTTCAGTTATAGAAACATTCATATCTGATTATCGGGAAATCATGAAGGACAAGACACTGCTCAGGCAGGATAGGTATAAGATGATCGCCGGTCTTCGGGATAAACTTCAATCCTCGCTGAATGATTATGAGACCTTTGAGGGAGAACTTGCTTCCCTGATAATTGATAAAATTGAGAAAGCAACCACTTATGAGGAGCTTGTGCAGTGTCACAAAAGGGCAGTGGTAATGGTGGAAAAGTTTTTTTTAGAGGAGGATAACGTTTCTGATGTCCATGACCTGTTTCGTATAATAAGAGACAGAATAACCATTGGGGTTTTGAAAATGGTGGAAGATGAAATGGAAAAAGAAGGGTTCGGCAGTCCCCCAACAGATTATGCATGGTTAGGCCTTGGTAGTGAGGGCCGCGATGAACAGACAATGATAACGGATCAGGACAATATGATTGTGTATGACGAGAAAAATGATATATTTGCGACGGATTATCTCAGGAAGGAATGTTATGAACATTATAAGGGTAACGGGGATGATGGCGGGAAAAATATGCCTGTCCCAAAGCAACTCCTTGACTATTACTATGAGGTGTTTTCAAAAAAGGCTGTAGATAGATTGCATAGTGTAGGATTTGAGAGGTGCAAGGGTGGTGTTATGCCTTCCAGTGATAGATGGAGAGGCTCAATTGGGGATTGGAGAAAAAGAATTGAGGATAGACTCACCTTTGAAAAGGGTATTTTTGAATCATTAGATGTTATAATCTTAACAGATGCCCGTCCAATAAGTGGTAGC is part of the Pseudomonadota bacterium genome and encodes:
- a CDS encoding DUF294 nucleotidyltransferase-like domain-containing protein, whose protein sequence is MALNFSVIETFISDYREIMKDKTLLRQDRYKMIAGLRDKLQSSLNDYETFEGELASLIIDKIEKATTYEELVQCHKRAVVMVEKFFLEEDNVSDVHDLFRIIRDRITIGVLKMVEDEMEKEGFGSPPTDYAWLGLGSEGRDEQTMITDQDNMIVYDEKNDIFATDYLRKECYEHYKGNGDDGGKNMPVPKQLLDYYYEVFSKKAVDRLHSVGFERCKGGVMPSSDRWRGSIGDWRKRIEDRLTFEKGIFESLDVIILTDARPISGSQELTNMFLKDFFSSLSENKHVMKDFIQSAVLMPTALSFFGNFKTEKSGENKDKFNIKLTGWAPLIMTVRMAALSNGIYETNTLKRIRLLREMNVINRDMEGDLIETYLVLVKFRIMNQINNKVNDGKGTNYLRPDILGSEEQEKLRKAMKVVETLQKYIEAMLLFGQPI